ATCGTTTTAACACATGTGGACCACATAGCCATGGGGTTTTTTTCAACTAATTAAGATTTGATAAATAGAATTAGTGCCCATAATGTAAAAAACTCCAATCAACTTTTCCCATGCACCATCTACTTTTGGGGTCTATATAAATCCATGCATGTGAGCATTTAGTCATAAATTAATACTCTTGCTCGTATTCGAAAAATGGGGGCTCTCAATATAGCAATTGGGGTTGTAATCTTGATTATAAATGGATGGATGGCAAATGGGTTGAGCATGAACTACTACATCATGACATGCCCAATTGCTGATATTATTGTAAGGAATGCTGTCCAAGCAGCTCTGCAGTCTGATCCCACTTTTGCTGCTGCCCTTATTAGGATGCATTTCCATGACTGCTTTGTAGAGGTCAGTCAAGTTGCTAATATATATTACTAATTTTTGGTTGGTAAGACCACCCTTGAATCGTAACTCATGTATGGTGCAGGGGTGTGATGGATCGGTACTAATCGATTCGACCAAGAGCAACACTGCGGAGAAGGACTCTCCAGCGAATTTAAGCTTGAGAGGGTATGAAATCATCGATGCTGCTAAGCGTGCATTGGAGCGACAGTGCCCCGGTGTTGTTTCTTGCGCTGATATCGTCGCCATGGCTGCAAGAGATGCTGTTTTCTTCGTATGCGTGCTTTTTATTCattactactcctactatttaCTTTTACGATACGATACGATATGATATGATGCGTGCAGTCCGGTGGTCCATTATATGAAATTCCTAAAGGGAGAAGAGACGGAACGAGATCTAAGATACAAGACACCTTTAATTTACCCGCACCATCCTTAAACGCTTCCGAGCTCATCTCAATGTTTGGCAAGCGCGGCTTCAATGCCCAGGATATGGTCGCTTTATCAGGTACGTTATTCACAACCCTCGCTTTTCGCTGAGCGTGCGTCTTACAAACATCAACTACTGTTATAGGGGCGCACACGTTGGGTGTGGCTAGATGTTCGTCTTTCAAGTTCCGACTGGATGCAGCGGACCCCACTATTGACACTTCGTTCGCTAAAACCCTGTCCAAGACATGCAGCAGCGGGGATGACACGGAGCAGCCCTTTGATTCGACCAGAAATACCTTCGACACTAACTACTTCAGCGCCCTGCAGAGACGAGCAGGGGTCCTCTTCTCCGACCAGACGCTGTTTGAATCTCCAGCAACAAGAGGGCTCGTCAATATGTATTCCTTCAACAGAGCCATGTTTAACATGGATTTCCAGCGTGCCATGATTAAAATGGGACAGTTAGATGTCAAGGAAGGCACCAGTGGAGAGATCAGAAGTAATTGTCACGTCGTCAATTGAATTCATTTGTATAATCAATCACACAAGGACATCTTTGTTTTCTCTATCCTTCTTGTATTAAAATATCTAAATGTGACCATGTTGAATGTTCAAAGTAATGCAATAAATATTAACCATAGTCAATATTCAGAGATTTCCAAGTTTCTTTTACCATATCATTCATTTAAACGAAAATTTTAAGCAAATGGATGCTATTATATGTTGCCAAGTCATTTCAACTTACTACGATTTTATTATAGGAATTCAGATATCATTcaaaatcatactactactatattacaACACAACATCCACTAGTAACAAATTACACAAAAGAATCTAGTATCCATATGATGTTCTCCTCATCATCCTCATGAATTCCTCAGCATTTACTTCACCATCACCTGCAAATTTCATGGGAGATTACTACAATGTTCAACATAAACTAACTAGAATTACAAATCCATAATGCTACAAACAAATTTAATAAGCACAGCTATTTGCATGTCATGTCTAGCTAGAGGAAAATATTCAGAGCAAGCTTACGATCTCGATCTGCTTCGTCGATCATGTCCTGAATTTCTTTCTCAGTGAAATTTTCACCCAACTCCTTGGCTATGCGCTGAATATCCGCAGTAGAGATCTTGCCCTGCACTCAAGTTTCAACTGATTAACACCTATTTATGGGAATCAAGATGAAGTAGAGTTTAAGATACTAGAGAACTCACATTTTTATCTTGGTCAATAATTTGAAAAGCTTTCATGAGCTCTTCTTTGGTGTCCCTTTCTCCAAACTTGGCAGTCATCATGTGACAAAATTCATCAAAGTCAATTGCACCACTTCCATCTTTGTCGACTTCAGCTATCATTCGAGTAATTTCCTGTAGTAAAAAGCTAGAAACATTCAGACATGACCATTTTCATTATTTACACAAGTAACATGATAATTGTTATACTATAATCACGGCTAGAAGAACTAGATGTGGTTAATCAGCTGAGCAAAACATATTAAGGCTAAATCCTTAATCATTTGTTCAGGGGCTCAAAGATAAAAATGCAAAGTATgaaaggcatcgattatgaacTTTCAATGGTAACAACTTAACAGCCAACATGACCTAGGCatagaataaataaatgattCAATCATAAGTAATTCTATTATACCTTAGATAAAAACAGAGAGATATGTTTTAGAAGCCACTGAGCCTCCCAGAATTCACAATCACTCTAAATGTGATGTTTCATAGAAAGACGACAGAAGCATAATCCTTGAAGTACGCATGTGCCActatggaaaatataaaaatcaccAACATTTTCTTGGTGCCAAAGAGATGCAGCATTTGTGGACTATATAATGGAAGCAAAATTACATATTATGCTTTCCTCCTAAAGTATAATCACACAACTCATTACACATCTGAGTTCAGAGAGTAACCACCAgaaaagattttaaaaataagtcATTACCTCTTCAGACATTTCAAAACCAAGAGCCCTGTAAAGCAACAAGATCAGTGATTTAGTGCAAGCAATAACTCTTCCACTTACAAGTACATCTTAAACCCCAATGTCCACACACACCAAAAGAAGGAAGAATATACCTCATTGCAACATTCAGCTCTTTTGCATCAATTGTTCCTGCATGCAATTAGTTGAAGAAATACAACCAATAAGAATAGACAACTGCATTGACATTTAATTCATTTGTTATAGATTTATCAGTACCAGATCCATCCGTATCAAAAAGTTCAAAAGCTTCTTTAATCTCCTGCTTTTTCTGTTGAGTTAACCCATGAGGGCGCCCTCTAGGTTTGTCTTTCCTGGACATTCCCCGGTAAAGAGAAGACTGCAATAGGTGAATGTAAAAAGGAATCATGTAATGGTTTGAAGAAGAACAAAACCAGAAAGAAAGAATGGAAGGCGAGATTGAAGAGATTTCTGGAATGACAGGGAACAGACATGCTCAAAATCTGCACTTTAAATGCCATTGTATCCAGTTCAacttatgaaataaaaaattgatctAAGAAGTCAATAGAAGCCAACTTCCACGTTCTCCTACTTCATCCAATCTTCAACCACATACGAAAGTGGCTTCACCTCGTTGTACTCAAATGCATGAACCTAATTTAACTCTTTAtgtcaaatcaaattttatcTCCTTCTAATGATAAATCTTAAAGCTATAACAGAATATActacaaaaaagaaagaatgattgctaaaatatttttcttttcttgttgtAATTTAGTTCAATTGTGTTTTATTCAAAAAATTTCCACTGAAATTAATAGGCTGTTCAAATATTCTTAAAGTACGTACGCACCAGCCATATCAACATAAACAACTATCACACCAATAGGAGCTCCATCAAAGATAGCAAAAAAGAAGTCAAATAAGCTGAATTCTCAAATATTTGGGATGGACGATCAAAATAATTTTCTCAATGATGAATTTTTTGGTAATAAACAATGGTCAGCTAATTGAACTATGACAAATATGCACTATAAGTTCATATGGAATTGCATCAGTTAAACCAAATAATTCCATTGTCTGACCTCCCTTCTGGTAGTAACAGTCACACATTGATTAGAAAAACTGCAAGTACATTAACAATCGACCCAAAATGTTGGAATCTGAAGAAGACTATACTTCCAACCAGCAAAATAGCGAACCATATAAATAAAGAGTAACAGTCTCATTTCCAGAAGTTGACTAGGTTGACCTAGACGCTCCTATCACGGAAACCCCTAAAAATACAAGTTAGTAAACCCAATTTTGGGTTCTCCTTCTTTGATTGTCGTTTACAAGAAATTGAAAGGTCGATCTTGGTTCGTTAAATGcggctaattttttttaaaaaaaaacatttttttaccAGAATCTCGTAATGAAGAGTCGGAAGAAGGAAAATGCGTGAAAACAACATACTACTCATCTAGAGACCGCGCTCACCGAATATACCCGAACAGAGGAAGGGAAATGGATGAAACGATGAAGATTGCTAAGTAACGAAAAATGATCGATTAAAAAAGGATCGAATTGGAACCGTTACCATATCAATTTGTGGAAGATGATCTCGAGCCTCTGCTCCTGAATTAAGGCTTTATCGCGTGAGTTGAAatgagagagggaggagagaaTTCTGAATTTTAAGTTcggagtaaaaaaaaaagaatggtTAGTATATAAAGGAAATTTGAGGGGTTAGAATGAATATTTTATGATGTATGAGGGCCTTGTCGCAAATGAAACGAGGACTAAACTATAAATTCTTAAGTTTGAAGTTGAAGCTAACTATCGAGCTTGGCCCACTTGGTTTGGAAATCGATTTCACAAAATCCAACGCCTTGACTGATGAATTTCAGATCTACCAGAAAACATCAATCCGTTCCATTAGATTCCTGACAACATAGATTAATTTGAGGAAAATGGAGAAGATGAATCAAGCATTTGAGAGGATGAAGATGCTGGTGGGGATGGAGGTTGATGATGAGGAGCAGCTGCAGCAGCAAGAGTCTTCGTACATGGATGATTTCAATCGCAACTGCACTTTGTCAACCAAGCAGGTAAAAGTTTGTTTAATCGTTTATTATTTTTCTGGAATTTGCAATTGCAAATTATACCGCGATTTGTTCTGGACTGAAGTTGCTATTTCTTTTCTCCCTGCAATTGGATAACTCTTGTTGATGAACTTGCAAGCTTATTTCTACTTCCTTTTGGCAGAGACTGTATGGTTTTGCAATTTGCTTATCTGCTGGTATAACTTGCACACTCTTGGTAAGTTTCCTAATCATTTTGATTACCTAAATTGAAGTTGATGAAATTATCTCTTTGTATCAAATCATTTCTCCAACAGATGAAGCACTGAAATCAacaaattttgtgattttgtCTACTGCCTCGCAGTCGATGCTTGTTTTCTTCCATCCTGTCAAATTTGGGATAACATTCTCATTAGGCAATCTGCTTGCTCTTGGAAGGTCCGTATTTCAATGATGCTACGAGCTAAATCCGCTTTGCTTTTGTCATTCTAACATGTATGTTCTCAATATGTCATCCGAATACACATTTCGGCATTGGCAATCACATGCTTTTTGTTAAGATCTCATCACTTAAACAGTTAGACATTTTCTTTCTGTAAACTTGATTGTTACGACTTACTACATGACAGTTCCTTACCCCACATTCTAGTTTATATATATTACAAAGATGGTTCAGAGATATTAAATTATCTCTAGGTTTTCGTGTTATAGATTATCAAGGAAGCCCTTTTCTGGCACTTGGTTCTTAAATCCTGCCGACTGCCGTGCTGCTTACAACTGTTCTTGCCCATTAAGGACTATGATTTTTGCTACTTGTGGAGCTCTTAGTTTCTGTTGACTGATCACTTGAGACTGATATTTTTCTGTCTTTTCGTTCTCATTCCTTGCTTGCTTAATTGCTATCCATTCACCTCATAGTTTTTTATGCCATTACTCTTTCTATGATCATTTTCAAATCCAGTAGAAGTATATTTCAAATGCTAACTTTGAAGTTTTTCGGTGGCAGCACAGCATTCCTTATTGGCCCAAAAAGACAATTCACCATGATGCTTGACCCAGTCCGTATATATGCTACAGCAATGTATATTGCTAGCATCATAATTGCTCTTTTTTGTGCTGTATATGTGAGTTTCTTATACAGTTAGTTTAATGTTTtggaatgtaatttttttaacagTTTCTTCTCCACATTCCTAAGAGTCTCACTCAAATGTCACAGGTCCGCAACAAGCTATTGACGCTTCTGGCAATTGTGCTGGAGTTTGGTGCTCTTATTTGGTATGTCTTGATGTATCTATATAACTTGTGGTTATGCACTATTATCTATTGTAGTCACCCCCAGCAATAGGGAGATCGAAACTTGGACCTATTACTTGTTAGTATCATGAAACACTAATATCTCTCTAGAAGCTATAGTTGCTATGGAGCGCAATATTATCTCCTTAGTGTTGGTAAGGTAGAACTATGACTTGTTCAGCCTGACTGCTGATGGCCATGGGCTGTGGGTTGAAGATCCTTCACATTCTTAAACCCACCCCTATTATCCTCGAAAGGATTTGATACCAACCAACCATTGCTCTAGCATCCATCAGATTCCTCCTTCACAATTCTTGTGATATGGAGTAAAAGGCAGAGAATGGAAAAACGCAGGAAACTTATTGATAAAATGCGCCAACAAGAACTTGACTTtgataaactgaaaagaaactAAAATGAAACACTCCTTTAGCGAGGCCTCGGATTTCTCCACCCACGGATTACCTCCGTCCAATAATGATCTTCTCCAAAGATATCCCTATCTAACATCAAACAAATCAACAGCATATCAAATCCTGACTACTCAACCTAATCTTGGAAACAAATCGTAGGCTAATCAAATCAacattaatttattcaattaaatggTAAGGCTATATCTATTTGATGAGATATCATTCGACCTCTATCATCTTGTTCCTTGAACATGCCATGTGATTGTCATGATCTGTCTCGTGTCTGGAATTGTCTACCCATGCCTATCATTTATTTGGGGACATGAATTTTCCATTATTTTGATATATAGAGGACACACGATTGGTATTGTGGTTGGTGTGATATCTTAGTGGCCGTTTCTGTTATGTACAGGTATAGTGCAAGCTACATCCCCTTTGCGAGGGCCATGGTTTCAAAACTTATGTTAGCATGCTTCGACACTGAGTTCTAGGGCACAACAACAGGCTCACAACTTGCAGCTGCAAAATGATAGAGCTAAGTGGTTCACTGGAGAAAGCGAATTTGTTGAGGTTATTTTGATTACTCTCTGCCATTGTAGAATGTAATGGGTGATTAGCATTTCTAATAACCGAATCCAACTGTTTTGGTTACTCGAATTATCTTGGTTGAGTTCCAATTTTTAATGGACGTGATTTTGGATCTATAATGATATCATACTTTGGGCTTCAAATCACAAAAAGCGTGTTgggctactccctccgtcctcgaAGAGGAGTCCCATTTCTTTCCGGCACAGgttttttaagaaatattaagaaaagtggggTAGAAAAAAGTTAAGTGGTGTATGAGTTCCACTTGCATATACTCTAGGGGTGTCGAAACAAGTAGCGGGTAACGGGTAATTCCAAACCTGACCCGATACCCACCGAGTATCAGGTACTAGCTACCCGACCAAATCGGGAAACGGGATGGGATCATGTTCTTATTTTGGATTTTGaggtatcgggtatacccgcACGGGACCCAATACATGTCCAGGTATAACTGTTAGTCCCGATATTTAtataagtatttttaaaattttaaattttagttttaagtGAACATAGTTTCTTCCAAAACATTTGCAAATCTTTTCAATGGAGGAATTGGCTTAAAGATCATATAAGAAGAATCAATACCACTATACCAGCCAGTTAGCCACCTGAAATAAAGTTCAAACATATGTTCGCAAATCTGAATTATTGATTTACCATGAATAGACTTTCTTAGTCATTTCTTCCCTGAAAATCGTATTTCAAAATGTTTGGATAGTATAGATAGAGACCTCATAGAGACATAAAAACTTAAATCATTTTCCAACTACAAAACAATACTCATTCAATTATTGAAGTGTTAGCATATAAAAAATGTAGTACATATATAAGAAAATAGTAATAAgcttaatattataataaaattaaagggtaaATGGCTAAAAAAAACCATGAAGTTTTGTCAAATTCTGATTTATCCTGTAACTTAAAAAATATGACCAATTATATCATAACTTTGACAATTTTCTCAATTATCCCAAAGTCAATGATTCTGGAGAAATTATGTATGTTATTGGCAAATGAAAAATATCATACGAACAATACATTTGACTATTTAAACGATGTCATTAATACATTTAGTAAATTATGTCTTTAATTTTTACATATATACGCATTACGTTGATAAATTCAGAAACGTGGCATGATGAACTTTTTTATATGTGACAATTGAGAAAATTGTCAAAGTTATGATATAATTGGCCATTTTTAAAAGTTGCGGGATATACTAGAATTTGACTAAACTTCATGGTTTTTTGGCCATTTACCCaagaataaatgaaaaaataagatttaaataaaaatcatgTTCAGGTCGAGTACCTGCAGCGTCGGGTGCGGGATACCCGACACGGGTATCGGGTTATACCTGACTCAGTGTGGGACGGATATCGTGACTGCCATTTTGTCCGAAACGGGTAGCAGGTACCCGACTCGTTGGGTGCGGATACCTGCGGGTACCCGTTTCGATGCCCCTAATATACTCCCATGTCCCATAACAATAAGgacattttcctttttcatctgtcccataaaaatatgtcatttctatttatggaaagttctACCAAATTCATTACCCATAtgcattaatttatttacaacttatacaacTATGGTccaccattaaacactaataatcattatccactaacactattttaactacatttctctttatctcgcttactttaccaattatgcattaattctcacACCGTCTCAAATGTCTTTTTTTTGGGAAgggggagtattagttttaaatgaaatgtgagtggaatgagttagtagaatgtggggcCACTTTATTCCCTTATCTTTCCGATTCTTTGACAAAAGCATTTGGGTGTAAATGACTTTCTCTTATCACATTGCAATTTTTGGCTTTGTTAATGTTAACTAGGACCCCTTTTTGGGGGTAGGAAGgggaaaaaatgggaaaaaaatggGATCAATTTCAACAAGTTTTGCTTTTGAATTGGAAACTTGCTCGAATTGGATCCTTTCAGTTTTCCATATATTTACGAAGTTGTTTATTACTACCATTTACGGTAAAATGAATCGGGCAAacggaccgaaatgaaaaaacaagactcctattcacggtcGAATGGAGTATTTAACATAAATAAGTGTGGGACAATTGAATCCAGAGGTTAGGCTATTTGAGTATTGTTTGAATTCAATGGATCTAATGAAAATTGTAGCTTAGCTATGTGATGTATTCCCTTATTTGGAAAACCAAATCTAATTTCTAACCCCTGTTTCTGACACTAGCCGAAGAATCCATACAATCTGCATTATGCACAAACTTTTTTATTACTGTAGAAAACCCaactttatttttattgcaTTCAAATAACTGGAAACAAAATGCTACATCACTAACAAGAGATGCAGGGTACTCAATAGTTGGATCTGATGAGATTAAGCAGCAGCAGTAGGAAGGTTGTTCCCTTTGTGGTTGTGCATCCAGACCTTCAGAACCTTCTTGCTGACTCCAATCTCCTCGCAGAAGCTCCGCACCTCGGCATCCTCTGCATTGTATATCTTCCATCCAGTTTTGTGAGCAAATCGGCGCATCTTCTCCTTCTGGTCCTTGGTGAACTTGGTTCTGAACCTCTTCTTCGCTCCTCCTCGGACCTGTTGAGGCACCTTCACCTTCCTGTGGAAGTTTTGGTGGCAGACGCAGGCAGCGCAGTTGAAGGCCTCCAGGGTGCCTTCCTCTCCGCCAGCCATAAACTCGCCACAGCCATCCTTGGCGCTCCCACCAATGGCGGCCGCATGGTTCTTGAGGCACTCCATGAACATATAAGGTGGTGGGGTGATCATGCTCTTCTCCTCACCTGTCATATCTCTACAACTATTCTATGACTAAGGAGAGAAAAGAGCACTTACTTCTTAACCATACTTACTCATGTTAGTGTTATATAAcaaatgagagatgaattgtaTAGCAAATCTCATTTAATCAGCAGTTGAAAGGCAGTGGC
This DNA window, taken from Salvia splendens isolate huo1 chromosome 18, SspV2, whole genome shotgun sequence, encodes the following:
- the LOC121777945 gene encoding vesicle transport protein SFT2B-like, with translation MEKMNQAFERMKMLVGMEVDDEEQLQQQESSYMDDFNRNCTLSTKQRLYGFAICLSAGITCTLLSMLVFFHPVKFGITFSLGNLLALGSTAFLIGPKRQFTMMLDPVRIYATAMYIASIIIALFCAVYVRNKLLTLLAIVLEFGALIWYSASYIPFARAMVSKLMLACFDTEF
- the LOC121776131 gene encoding caltractin-like, producing the protein MSSLYRGMSRKDKPRGRPHGLTQQKKQEIKEAFELFDTDGSGTIDAKELNVAMRALGFEMSEEEITRMIAEVDKDGSGAIDFDEFCHMMTAKFGERDTKEELMKAFQIIDQDKNGKISTADIQRIAKELGENFTEKEIQDMIDEADRDRDGEVNAEEFMRMMRRTSYGY
- the LOC121776597 gene encoding zinc-finger homeodomain protein 4-like, whose product is MTGEEKSMITPPPYMFMECLKNHAAAIGGSAKDGCGEFMAGGEEGTLEAFNCAACVCHQNFHRKVKVPQQVRGGAKKRFRTKFTKDQKEKMRRFAHKTGWKIYNAEDAEVRSFCEEIGVSKKVLKVWMHNHKGNNLPTAAA
- the LOC121776130 gene encoding peroxidase 47-like: MGALNIAIGVVILIINGWMANGLSMNYYIMTCPIADIIVRNAVQAALQSDPTFAAALIRMHFHDCFVEGCDGSVLIDSTKSNTAEKDSPANLSLRGYEIIDAAKRALERQCPGVVSCADIVAMAARDAVFFSGGPLYEIPKGRRDGTRSKIQDTFNLPAPSLNASELISMFGKRGFNAQDMVALSGAHTLGVARCSSFKFRLDAADPTIDTSFAKTLSKTCSSGDDTEQPFDSTRNTFDTNYFSALQRRAGVLFSDQTLFESPATRGLVNMYSFNRAMFNMDFQRAMIKMGQLDVKEGTSGEIRSNCHVVN